From one Lolium rigidum isolate FL_2022 chromosome 4, APGP_CSIRO_Lrig_0.1, whole genome shotgun sequence genomic stretch:
- the LOC124706699 gene encoding uncharacterized protein LOC124706699 — protein sequence MFLPLRRLAGEISAPLRRSLRTAASRPPWAMVCKKPQLNASGPPPPGRQRASLDLNEAPCVSQLSVPADLAYPEAAGTVRAASRDGLLLLDFADTRQFPPAVRKLCHKSLLHEMAVSGDGAQLDVARFVCNPLSGQMLRLPAPDTDAAKMGAPFGLLTQSPEGSHGPPDRFVVAQLGRGEGDSSSRVLRRYLSDTGEWDERELLAPSTAPLAWRAMQIDTDHEVLALGDRLWWVDLSLGVCSVDPFSDRPELRFVELPDCRALPAAETGGLALAENPMLSRYRRLGVSEGKLRYVQLCNIHQPFQIVSFSLDAETCSWTLDHAIKIAETSPDHIFNAPWIAAIDPFKANVLYLQHGGAAVALDMGKGEEIWRSPLPDTIARQMNRRSRLFLPCVLPPWLASSYIPGTLASNKANSKRKTLAEMLVRVGQKN from the exons ATGTTCCTCCCGCTCCGGCGTCTCGCCGGTGAGATCTCGGCGCCCCTCCGACGCTCCCTCCGCACGGCGGCCTCGCGCCCTCCCTGGGCCATGGTGTGCAAGAAGCCGCAGCTGAACGCgtcggggccgccgccgccgggccggCAGCGCGCGTCCCTCGACCTCAACGAGGCCCCGTGCGTCTCCCAGCTCTCCGTCCCCGCCGACCTCGCCTACCCCGAAGCGGCCGGAACCGTCCGCGCCGCGAGccgcgacggcctcctcctcctcgacttCGCCGACACCCGCCAGTTCCCTCCGGCCGTCCGCAAGCTCTGCCACAAAAGCCTCCTGCACGAGATGGCCGTGTCCGGCGACGGCGCCCAACTCGACGTCGCGCGCTTCGTCTGCAACCCTCTCAGCGGCCAGATGCTCCGCCTCCCTGCCCCGGACACGGACGCCGCGAAGATGGGCGCGCCCTTCGGCCTGCTCACGCAATCCCCCGAAGGCTCCCACGGCCCGCCTGATAGATTCGTGGTCGCTCAACTCGGCCGCGGGGAAGGGGACAGCAGCAGCAGAGTCCTGCGACGGTATCTGTCCGATACAGGGGAGTGGGACGAGCGGGAGCTGTTGGCACCGTCCACGGCGCCGCTGGCATGGCGTGCGATGCAGATAGACACCGACCATGAGGTGCTGGCCTTGGGCGACCGGCTGTGGTGGGTCGACTTGAGCTTGGGCGTCTGCTCCGTCGACCCGTTCAGCGACCGGCCGGAGCTCCGCTTCGTCGAGCTGCCGGACTGCAGAGCGCTGCCTGCTGCTGAAACAGGTGGCCTGGCACTGGCAGAGAACCCGATGCTGAGCAGGTACCGGCGCCTGGGAGTGAGCGAGGGGAAGCTGCGGTACGTCCAGCTCTGTAACATCCACCAGCCGTTCCAAATCGTCTCCTTTTCGCTCGATGCCGAGACCTGCAGCTGGACGCTGGATCACGCGATTAAAATTGCAGAAACCTCGCCTGATCATATATTCAACGCACCGTGGATTGCTGCCATAGATCCATTCAAAGCCAACGTTCTGTACCTCCAACATGGTGGAGCTGCTGTTGCCCTGGACATGGGTAAGGGGGAGGAGATTTGGAGGAGTCCTCTTCCTGACACAATCGCCCGTCAAATGAATCGCCGCTCTCGTCTATTTCTTCCGTGCGTGCTCCCACCATGGCTTGCATCAAGCTATATCCCAG GAACCCTTGCGAGCAACAAGGCCAATAGCAAAAGGAAGACTTTGGCAGAGATGCTGGTTCGGGTAGGCCAGAAAAACTGA
- the LOC124648703 gene encoding uncharacterized protein LOC124648703, whose product TRRQSAPPPPPDLTPSTSGTKMPLLLRRLAGAVSAPLRRSLCTAASRPPWAMVYSWAALDASAAPSPGARATFDLDAAPYISQISVPAHLADGMDFAAASVRATSSDGLLLLDLAETRHGPRPPPHLPDFVDTAMLHQMAAAGAATELDVTRFVCNPLSGQLFRLPVPDLGVAKASTPFGLLTQPDGAHGPPGRFVVAQLSFRAGDNRAVVRRFLSETGEWDDQLPMPCFVPSRMPPLQSFQIHTSHDVLAFGGRLWWFDVTWGAISVDPFSDRSDIRFVELPQGSVQSNIGTEDRMVLGKRRIMGVSEGKLRYIEMCTEKEPFMIRSFALDDEGCCWKLTRESTLTMVLPNKAKPQAGHLPWIAAIDPFDANILYFDLGHTVFAMDMAKKKAIKSRSCPDSIEALGICRSSAFYLPCVLPTWLQSCYISSAGTRNDVFIISDSLNVL is encoded by the exons acgcgccgtcaatccgccccacctccgc cacctgatctcactCCCTCCACTTCCGGAACCAAAATGCCGCTCCTGCTCCGACGCCTCGCCGGCGCCGTCTCCGCGCCCCTCCGACGCTCCCTCTGCACGGCCGCCTCGCGCCCTCCCTGGGCCATGGTCTACAGCTGGGCGGCGCTGGACGCGTCAGCGGCGCCGTCGCCGGGCGCGCGCGCGACTTTCGACCTCGACGCGGCCCCGTACATCTCCCAAATCTCCGTCCCCGCCCACCTCGCCGACGGCATGGACTTCGCCGCCGCAAGCGTCCGCGCCACCAGctccgacggcctcctcctcctcgacctaGCAGAGACCCGCCACGGCCCTCGCCCCCCTCCCCACCTCCCCGACTTCGTGGACACCGCAATGCTACACCAAATGGCCGCGGCTGGCGCCGCCACCGAGCTGGACGTCACGCGCTTCGTCTGCAACCCTCTCAGCGGCCAACTGTTCCGCCTCCCGGTCCCGGACCTGGGTGTCGCCAAGGCAAGTACGCCTTTCGGCTTGCTCACCCAGCCCGACGGCGCCCACGGCCCGCCTGGTCGATTCGTGGTCGCTCAGCTCAGCTTCCGGGCCGGGGACAACCGCGCAGTCGTGCGTCGGTTTCTCTCCGAAACAGGGGAGTGGGACGACCAGCTGCCAATGCCCTGTTTCGTGCCGTCCAGGATGCCCCCTTTGCAGTCATTTCAGATACACACAAGCCACGACGTGCTGGCGTTCGGCGGCCGGCTGTGGTGGTTCGACGTCACCTGGGGCGCCATCTCCGTCGATCCCTTCAGCGACCGGTCCGACATTCGATTCGTCGAGCTGCCGCAGGGCAGTGTGCAGTCCAACATTGGCACAGAGGATAGAATGGTGCTGGGCAAGCGCCGGATCATGGGTGTCAGCGAGGGGAAGCTGCGCTACATCGAAATGTGCACCGAAAAGGAGCCGTTCATGATCAGGTCGTTTGCACTCGACGACGAGGGGTGCTGCTGGAAGCTCACGCGTGAGTCAACGCTTACCATGGTCTTGCCCAACAAAGCCAAACCACAGGCAGGCCACCTGCCGTGGATAGCTGCCATCGATCCGTTCGACGCCAACATTCTCTATTTCGACCTTGGTCACACTGTTTTTGCCATGGACATGGCTAAGAAGAAGGCGATCAAAAGCAGATCTTGTCCAGATAGCATCGAAGCTCTAGGCATCTGCCGCAGCAGCGCTTTCTATCTGCCGTGCGTGCTCCCAACATGGCTTCAATCATGCTACATTTCTTCTGCAG GGACGCGGAATGATGTGTTTATCATCAGCGATAGCTTAAATGTTCTCTAG